The Winogradskyella schleiferi genome contains the following window.
CTCTTTGGTATATTGACGCTCTAATCGAATAGCAATAACCCATTCTTTTATTTTTTGAAAGACACGACCAAACTTATTTTCAGAGACTTGCTTTGTAAAAAGATTTTTAGCCAACTGCTGAGAAACAGTACTTGCTCCACCTCCACTTCCTAATTTAAAAATCGCTCTAAGAGTACCTCTACCATCAATACCTGAATGATCATAAAAACGAACGTCTTCTGTAGCAATTAAAGCATCCACTATATTTTGAGGTAAATCCTCATAACCTATTGGCGTTCTATTGTCATCAAAATAGAATTTCCCCAGTGTTTCACCATCAGATGAGATAATCTCAGTTGCTAAATTAGTTTCAGGATTTTCCAATTTGGTGTGATCTGGCATTTCTCCTAAAGCTCCCCAAGATGCCAATAGAAATAATAATACAACCGCTAAGATGCCACCTAAAAATACCATCCAAAACCAACGTACATACTTTGAATAATCTAAAGTTTCTGATTTAGATTTCGTTGTTTTCTTTTTTGCCATAATTACTACTTTTGAGCTTTTTCTACTCTAAAACCAATATCTGTTATACCTTCTAAATTCTCAACACCATCAACATCGCCATTGTTTCGCATAGCATGTTGAATGTTTACTTGGTAATCACCTTCTTCATTAAATTTAAATGGGTCTTTATAACCTCTAAACCATAACTTATTTTCCTTCAAATCTGAAAAACCACTTCCTAAAAGTTCTCCATTTGGCGCTGCCATTTTATATTCCAATGTGTCCTTAACGGCTTTTCCGTTAGGGTAATTTAATTCTACAATAAGAAATAAATTACTGAATTTATAAGCGTTGGTATTTCTTAGATTAACGTACAAATTATAATTTTTTGTGGTATCGGGAGCTTTAAAATTAAAACTGGCAATAGAATCCTTGTGCCATTTATTTGGAACTGATTTGTACCTATCAAACGCAGCATCGGGGTCGCAACTTGTGAATAAAAAACAACAGATTACAACCAAAACTAACCTATGAGTCTTTTTTAGCATTTGAATTGGCTTTTGGTTTTTGTTTGCGGTTTCGATTTTGGGATTTATTTTTGGTGTTACCGTTTTTATTCTTGTGGTTTCGGTTCTTATTATTTTTCTTATTCCTATTGTTTTTACGTTTCTTATTCGATTTTGGACCATCAAAACGCGTTAAACTATCTTGACCTACAACGTTCTCAAACTCAGTTTTAGTATCCTGAATGTGCTCTGCAGCATATTCCTCAAGACTTGCGACCTTTTCTTTTTTCTTGTTTTTTTCTATGATTTCATTGGCTTGGTCTGTAGTGATGATGTGCCAATTCATCCATTCCCCTTCATATGCATACCATAAGAGTCCTTTAAAAATGTCCGTTTTTTGGCATACGGCATTTCCTTTTTCGGTATATAATTTAGTATCGTTTTTTGGAAAGGCTTTTAAAGCATCC
Protein-coding sequences here:
- a CDS encoding gliding motility lipoprotein GldH — encoded protein: MLKKTHRLVLVVICCFLFTSCDPDAAFDRYKSVPNKWHKDSIASFNFKAPDTTKNYNLYVNLRNTNAYKFSNLFLIVELNYPNGKAVKDTLEYKMAAPNGELLGSGFSDLKENKLWFRGYKDPFKFNEEGDYQVNIQHAMRNNGDVDGVENLEGITDIGFRVEKAQK